The Miscanthus floridulus cultivar M001 chromosome 7, ASM1932011v1, whole genome shotgun sequence genome includes a region encoding these proteins:
- the LOC136467863 gene encoding protein FIP1-like, producing the protein MAHERGAAASTHAAAPTSVEDALFIDLLHEAPLLGHREPRSIVGGTLYCILLVGFAAVAISAPWIFLFAPDMISPLQCSSNAILLVLTGIFQQYWVHQVRKVRLQGYYDFSQKLKRIARLPFATIACGTALMLLIMVWQPLLQILSISLLLRIAIVVEVTCAGCFMGLYIWHIHKYNSLDGQPDILRSLYSALQPSSTLEDRRYHDARLSDQQMALLQYQRENIHYLSEEVLRLQECLSKYQRTAGTTPQVDLAHLLATRDQELRALTAEMDQVHSELQLARGLIDEKDSEIQRIRLSNNQYVEENDRLRAILGEWSARAAKLERALEAERVSNIVLRKNIAKFRGHLYKEQEA; encoded by the exons ATGGCGCACGAGCGGGGCGCCGCCGCATCCACCCACGCCGCAGCTCCAACCTCCGTGGAAGACGCGCT GTTTATTGATTTACTACATGAAGCGCCCCTGTTGGGTCACCGGGAGCCTAGAAGCATAGTTGGTGGGACCTTGTACTGTATCTTATTG GTAGGTTTTGCTGCTGTTGCCATTTCAGCTCCATGGATATTTCTCTTCGCGCCAGATATGATCTCTCCATTGCAATGCAGCTCCAATGCTATCCTTCTCGTTCTTACAG GAATTTTTCAACAATATTGGGTTCACCAGGTCAGGAAAGTGAGATTGCAG GGCTATTACGATTTTAGCCAGAAACTGAAGCGTATTGCTCGACTTCCATTTGCTACTATTGCTTGTG GGACTGCTTTGATGCTCTTAATCATGGTCTGGCAACCTCTTTTACAAATACTATCAATTTCACTGCTTCTAAG GATTGCCATCGTAGTTGAAGTCACGTGTGCTGGATGTTTTATGGGCTTATACATAT GGCACATCCACAAATACAACTCTTTGGATGGGCAGCCTGATATTTTGCGGTCATTATATTCTGCACTCCAGCCATCTAGTACTTTGGAAGATCGAAG ATATCATGACGCCCGTCTTTCTGATCAGCAGATGGCGTTACTTCAGTACCAAAGGGAGAATATTCATTATCTGAGTGAGGAG GTCCTCCGCTTGCAAGAATGCTTAAGCAAATACCAGAGAACTGCTGGAACCACTCCTCAG GTTGATCTTGCCCATCTTTTAGCAACTCGTGATCAAGAACTTCGAGCACTCACTGCTGAG ATGGATCAAGTGCACTCCGAACTTCAACTTGCCCGTGGTTTGATCGATGAAAAGGACTCAGAGATCCAGCGTATCCGTCTGAGCAACAACCAG TATGTTGAAGAAAATGATAGGCTCAGAGCTATTCTCGGTGAATGGAGTGCTCGAGCAGCAAAG CTTGAACGTGCATTGGAGGCAGAACGGGTGTCAAACATCGTATTGCGGAAAAACATTGCGAAGTTTAGAGGTCATTTATACAAAGAGCAGGAGGCCTGA
- the LOC136464632 gene encoding uncharacterized protein isoform X2, whose translation MSSTAFSHLFPSAAVAAVSFLPGRVSLQLFCASAEVAPGWRRRSRRMAVVRAATAEAATPVYTSDSLILYFKAEGTMEERAIPKITESLELTKETTVQATGVASNLVEAIQGAGFKLQTLSLSLDDFDDATAGAGGNVQPSE comes from the exons ATGTCGTCGACGGCGTTTAGCCACCTGTTCccctccgccgccgtcgccgctgtATCCTTCCTCCCTGGCCGCGTCTCCCTGCAGCTCTTCTGCGCCAGCGCTGAAGTTGCCCCCGGATGGAGGAGAAGAAGCCGCCGCATGGCCGTAGTGCGCGCGGCCACCGCGGAGGCGGCGACGCCCGTCTACACCTCCGACTCCCTCATCCTCTACTTCAAGGCAGAGGGCACCATGGAGGAGAGGGCCATTCCCAAGATCACTGAGTCTCTTGAG TTAACAAAGGAGACAACTGTGCAAGCTACTGGAGTAGCCTCGAACCTAGTGGAAGCTATCCAGGGAGCTGGGTTCAAACTGCAAACACTAAGCTTGAGCTTGGACGATTTCGACGACGCAACAGCAGGAGCAGGAGGCAATGTCCAACCCAGCGAGTGA
- the LOC136464632 gene encoding uncharacterized protein isoform X1, translating to MSSTAFSHLFPSAAVAAVSFLPGRVSLQLFCASAEVAPGWRRRSRRMAVVRAATAEAATPVYTSDSLILYFKAEGTMEERAIPKITESLEGMEGVKDLEVLTEEGIASVVLTKETTVQATGVASNLVEAIQGAGFKLQTLSLSLDDFDDATAGAGGNVQPSE from the exons ATGTCGTCGACGGCGTTTAGCCACCTGTTCccctccgccgccgtcgccgctgtATCCTTCCTCCCTGGCCGCGTCTCCCTGCAGCTCTTCTGCGCCAGCGCTGAAGTTGCCCCCGGATGGAGGAGAAGAAGCCGCCGCATGGCCGTAGTGCGCGCGGCCACCGCGGAGGCGGCGACGCCCGTCTACACCTCCGACTCCCTCATCCTCTACTTCAAGGCAGAGGGCACCATGGAGGAGAGGGCCATTCCCAAGATCACTGAGTCTCTTGAG GGTATGGAAGGAGTCAAGGACCTAGAGGTGCTCACTGAAGAAGGCATAGCGAGTGTTGTG TTAACAAAGGAGACAACTGTGCAAGCTACTGGAGTAGCCTCGAACCTAGTGGAAGCTATCCAGGGAGCTGGGTTCAAACTGCAAACACTAAGCTTGAGCTTGGACGATTTCGACGACGCAACAGCAGGAGCAGGAGGCAATGTCCAACCCAGCGAGTGA